DNA from Dioscorea cayenensis subsp. rotundata cultivar TDr96_F1 chromosome 26, TDr96_F1_v2_PseudoChromosome.rev07_lg8_w22 25.fasta, whole genome shotgun sequence:
tcaaGTCCATAAAAGGCATAGTAAAACAGAACTTAGGCATGGTTACACTAATTATAAGTGTGTGCTAAAGGACAATCAATAAGTCATAAATTTGAACCAGAGTTGGTCAAGTGAGAAAGTTAAGTTTGTAGCTTCTGGTGAAATTAAAGGGACACAATGATCAACTCTGAAGGAAAACTCCAGCTTTTGTCTCCTGTTGCCTTTTTCCAACTTTATTTTCCTTTAGATCTGATTTGAAAGAGCAAGGTACAATTAGAAGATCACACTAGATGGCAAGTTAATTAATTCTGAAGCtttacatattaatttttttttaattgtcaattaaatcataaataacaTCTCTGGTTTTATTTCTGCTGCACTTATCTCAGTGATAGCTCTGTTTCATCCTTCAGTCCTTCAACCACTCATTTCTTCTTAAGAGTCCCTTTCTTTTAAGATTCAGTGAAGTCAtgtttcaaattctttttgagATGTTGATCAATCTCAACTTTCTTTAGGTGATCCTAAGCCAAGAAAGCAAGTAAGCATGCCTTGCTGTCCTTTTATGGATCAGAAGAGAATTGATGAACAAAGTTACCTGTTCTGGCATTATCTGTTTAGCAAGGCTCTCTCTGTATTTTTAGTGGCTAGTGTTATTACAAATGTCATAGTTTGAGCCTAAAGAGTGAGGGTGAGGCACTGAGGGTAATTCACTCCCACTTCTGAGTAGAGATCAGTAAAACTAGTTGTCCATCTGAACAAGTAattgttcattttcacactGATCATGGAACAGGAACCATCAGCATCACCATCCTCCCCCACCTAAGCAATTAATGTGGCTTAATGTTCAGCAATCTTTCCATTTCTCTGACCCATACTAAGTTGTTCAGACACATATCATTCAGACAGGGCTGGTACTGCTTACATTATCTATTTGCATACACAAAGCTTAGGGTGACTTTGTGAATTTTattatagtattaatttttttttgttttttgctaTAAGTAATTGTCAAAGTTCTTGCTACTAAAGAGTTCATAAGGTTTAGAATTTATGGttgaattttatcaatattgtttttatattggAGGAAATATACTTAATATCTAGCTCGGTTCTCTCTAATTCAACGAATTTCATTGCCAAGCTTTTGCACATTGCCAGCATTTATAAGTTTTATTgctcaatttatttaattttttattgaagttAATATCTACCTTTTGTTGATTATGATGGTGAAATCAATTTTGATGATAAATCTTTGTATTTAATTTAGGTTACTTATTTCATGGACAAAAGTTGGATAAATCTTTCAACTAGGGCAAATGATGAATATATAAATGGGGTTGTTAGTTTTTTAGACTTTGCATTTTAAGTGTTTagatttgattataaaatataaataattcattatATTAAATACAAGCTGAGTGTAACATCTAATGATATCATTATTTCAAACTAAGTTgagaattaattttattaaaactagTTGATCCAAACTTGTAAGATAAACTATCTAAACAAACATAGTTTTACAATTTTTAGGTTCAATGCTTATCGATCGTTCCTTCATGATCTATTGTCCTTTTGGTTGTTTGCTagtttttcttctgttttgaTTGTATTGATCCTGTTGGTGCATGTCTGCAATGTTTCTGCATTCTGGGGGATGTACATGAACCAAAACAGAAAAGACTGATGTTGTTTGTTAATTCCTTGTTGTTCACAAGTGATGTTGTTGTCTGGATGTGTACAATGAATTATAGTTGCTCTCACTGTTAGCAATTTTACTATATAATAATTGTCAGGTGATGGGTTGTCTTGTCTTTGTGGAATTGGCTTCTTTTGCAATGGATGAGTTTTTGGGAGATGGAGCACTAATAAGACTAATGTCAATGCTTCTTTCAGGTGGATGGGATGATGTTTTGACGATCAAAATGATGAATTCAGAAGACATGGATCATTTGAATCTGACACAGCAACAAAAGTTTTAGAGTTTTCATTTCCGAGTTTTCGTTTCTCCAATTGTATGCTTAAGAATGGTTTCTATTAGTATTGCCTACAAAGTTGTTGTGCTAGAGTGGAGAAATagtgttattttggtaaattaccTCCCTCTAATGCTTgtctgagtttttttttttccacatgATTACTAGGATGTTATGAAAAATGCCTACATAGATTCTTCTTTTATGGATTAGAGTGTTTATGTTCCTTTGATAGCTGACTTTGGATGCCTGTGAGCTTTTCTATAGAAGTGTAtggttttgtgttttgttttatcACTAGTCTTTTTGTAACTCTTTGGTAAATTGACCAGACTTTTTTGATCTATATGCCTACTGCCTTTTGATATCTGTCCGTCAGaatgtttcattatttaattgttttggaGGTCGCTAATGGTGTTAGAACTGTGAAGatgtggttttatttttgtctctccTGTATAAgtgcttattttataaattaaataattgtatgaatttaATGATGATATTATGTGTCAGTAAAAAGACCATCATATCCATCACTAAAagctttgaaaatttatattaaaatagagaTATAGTGACGGTATTATCCGTcagtaaaaatttataaaaaaatcatcccaTAGATGTATTGACGGTATTATCCGTCAGtaaaaacttctaaaatttttttcactaaAGCTATACTAACGGTATTAtccatcaataaaaatttttaaaaatttcaacattatagATATACTGACGGTATTATCCGTCactaaaaacttttaaaaatttcatcccGATAGCTATACTGACGATATTATCCGTCAGTAAAaacttttagaattatttaagaATAAGGATAAAGTGACGGACATTTCTGTCAGTATAAGTTATAGCAACATATTCTATGATGTTAGTATATGCCAAAGGGATATTGCAACAGACttaatttttgtcaatataaaCCTATAGCGTCGAGGGATAATTTGACGAAAATTTTACTGTTGCAATAGGGTTTATAGCTGTCGCTATAGCATGAAAATGGCTATAGTGACAGAAACTGAGGTTTTCGTGACGGATTTTTGACTGTCactatataacaatttttttgtagtgtggATATCATCATGTTTGtgaattaatgtttatttttatttttattttttgttttgctgcatatatatatatatagaatgttGGGGTTGCTTTATGTGCTGGATGCCACTTACTTCAACCCATCCATCGTACCTACTAGCTGTGATTTTgtgagaattttttatttagggtCTTCATAAAAAGCCCACTTCACCCTCCAGACTCCAGTCACTCTCCATCGTTCTTTTTGGTGTTGTCCCTTGTTTTTTATGcttgtatgttttttaaatcCCATCCCCACATCTACTAGTAAGGACTTCCCTTCTTCTgttatgtttttgtgtttttacacatgctttttctttttctactttttGTGTTCCTACACTCTATAGCGGAGGACCTCCTctggtttattaatttttttaaaattattttattattctcaaTGAgcattgttaattattttgtattcttttcgtTAGTGCTCAAGAATGATCATTTACATTCCTTGAAATAAACAATCTGCTGTGATCTCCGCTACAGTGCTCTGCAttaaatcttttgtttaataTGATTATAAGCAATACCTaaaaagaatgattaaaaataaaaaaaaaactgaaactGATCATGAGTGTTGTAGAGAATTAATTTTGCTCATAGTAATGGTTTGTGCCCAATTCTATCACCTGCAAAAGCTTAGAAagattttgtaataaaaatttatgtatttggTTTGTAGAATTAAATATAGAAGGTTATGCTACTGCTAGCTCTAGAGTAAGGTATATATGAAGGCTAGCTAGTAATTTTGTATGTGACCAAGAAAACTTAATTAGCGCACAAAGTCTCTTAAACACATCATTTCACTCTCATAATCTTGCTTGAAAGACAAATGATTTTTATGTCTCCCTATTGCATTTTTAATGATATCTTTTTTATCTGCTaaactgttttcttaatttggtcaTTAACTTTTCAATTTAACTAAGTTGTAACCCcagtttgaaccttaacaagctTTAATTAAAGCACACTCAAAACAGAAGTAATTAATGTGAAGGGAGAAAAACTTGTCATGACTTGACAGAACAAATTAACATCTCCGGTCTGCATGCTTATTAGTTACTTGAGATATAAGCACAGGAGAATATTATAAGAAACACACACCCAACTACACTAATTAGTAATTACAAGCTTTATCCATCTCATCATGGAAAGCCTGCAAATGCTCCTCTCTAACAAGTCTTCCAGTAATTCTAACACCACCCTCAATCTTAAGCGAACCATCAACCATACAGAAAACCATATGGTCACTATAACTCAGCTTCCCACTTTGAACAGGTGCACCCCAGCCATAGTTCACATCTTTACTCCCCAAATTTTCCATATCAGTCACCACAATGGTTTCATAGTTACAGACACTTGTAATGCGCTTATCTGAATGTTCTCCCCTTAACCATTTCCAAAATTCATCAGAAACCCTCTCCTTAGCATCAAGAATCCACCCAACAACGTCAGTCACTGTTGCCTGCATGATCTTGGAAGCCGGAGCTGTGACTAGTGCGTGGGAAGTGCAGTTACCATAGTAACCTTCATAGCCAGGAATCAGCTCATGCAGTAATGGTCTTGCATCAGAAGTACAAACAAGATGGAAATCTAGTGTTTCTGCGTGTTCTGGATTAATAGCTCTTGTCCTGCACTGCAATAGTGCAGCCACAGCAACATCAAATTCGGAGCATGTTCTGCCGGTCTCTTTCAAGAATTTCTCCTTCATTATGTCAAGCTGGACGTCCAACGTGGAAAATTCAAGGTGGAGGTTGGGAATGGCAGATGAAAAGGATGGTTGTGCTGCTGGttttgttgttggtggtggtCCGGGAATGATTTCTCTGCACCAGATTGGCTCAATCACTGGCTTTTCTAAGCCTCTTGCTATCTCTCCCACTGCTCTGAAGAAGTTCATTATTCCAAAACCATCAAAGACCGCATGGTTGTAGCCAAAGCAAACCACAAATCCCCCACAAGTGAACTCTGTAACCTGGATTCATTCATTAATAAacatatgtctatatatatcaTGCATTCTAATTAATTTATCAAGCCAGATCAGGAATATGTCTATGATGACGggtttaaataaattaattaattacctggATCATGAGTATGAGATCTTGTGGAGCATCAATGATAGGAAGGAGGTCATTGACGGGGATTAAAAAGGGTTGGGATAAGTCAATACTGAGGTCCTTTAAGGAGCAGTTAGCAGTGGCTTCTGAGAACAAAACCCCTTCGCCGGTGCATGCAACATGATTCTCAGCGAGGCGGCCAGCGACTGGGTAGTAAGGTACGAGTGCCATGGCCAGAGCTTGCCTTATGAGCTTTGCTGGGTGATGGCCGGTGTGGAACACTTGGAACAGCTCCATCATGCTTCTCATGTACAGTGCTTTGTCTACGAGGGAGAGAGGGAGGTCGCCGTTGGGCGTTGGCTTGCTGGGGAGCACCATGGCCTGGGATGATCTTGTCATGATGAAGTCACTCATGATGATGATCAATATTGTTTGTAGCTAgtatatatctatctatctctctctctgCTGAAGAGTGAAGACCAGAGGATGAATGatgaatcaatatatatataatatttcttgtgatttttatgAAGAAATTAAGATGAGTTGATCAGTGATCGACTGTGGCAGTGGCACGGAATGATGATGAGAGCTGGTAGCCAGCTGGTTTTTGTCTGAAATGTTTTAGTGGTCACGTCCACTCCCACCACTTTTGTCTGAAATATGCTTTAGTGGCTCCCACACTGCTTTGTCTGaaatatgcttttatttatataacctCCGTTAGGTATAACGGAGCAGAGAATGAAAACTATTGCTAATTCATTAGAAATgcgaaaactaaataaataatttattaaaaaaaaattagtgagtAATTATGTTTGTgctattaatatttaaaaaaaaatattaaataatatactgagtttttgtttaataataaataatttttatttataacaatattttgtattattcatgttttttttataattaactaattaaattaatcaatttttttaagttataaaatatttaattatttttaaatatttaattaaatttctcattttatgatttaattattataattaattgttaattaattaattttatttaattataaatattttaaatgccatttattaattttaatatttaaattaaatatttaaataatatatcttcatttaataattattagaattaattattctaattactaattaaattaatattttttaataaaaataaattggattagggtaaaatgaaaaattttccttgaaaaatGACCATTGtccccaaatatttatttatttaatatagaattattatctaattgttataaattaattattttaatattaatattaatattatatatatacattgggaGAGAGTAAAATGGATATTTCATGCCCATTACCCCCTCCCTCCCCCCTCATTCCCCCCCAAAATTGGGGTGAATGATGATCACCCATCACCCCATGGAGGATAATTATAGCATCCAATGCATACCCAAATATAGATGTGCATTGGGATTAATAAACATCCTCCTCTAGAGGGGGATGATTACCTCCATCCAAACAGAAGGTAAATGATGAGCTACTTGGGGTTATTGGGTTTGTTGGCATTTTTTTAATGCAGAACCAAAAGCCTGTCTCTT
Protein-coding regions in this window:
- the LOC120253235 gene encoding myricetin 3-O-glucosyl 1,2-rhamnoside 6'-O-caffeoyltransferase AT2-like; the protein is MSDFIMTRSSQAMVLPSKPTPNGDLPLSLVDKALYMRSMMELFQVFHTGHHPAKLIRQALAMALVPYYPVAGRLAENHVACTGEGVLFSEATANCSLKDLSIDLSQPFLIPVNDLLPIIDAPQDLILMIQVTEFTCGGFVVCFGYNHAVFDGFGIMNFFRAVGEIARGLEKPVIEPIWCREIIPGPPPTTKPAAQPSFSSAIPNLHLEFSTLDVQLDIMKEKFLKETGRTCSEFDVAVAALLQCRTRAINPEHAETLDFHLVCTSDARPLLHELIPGYEGYYGNCTSHALVTAPASKIMQATVTDVVGWILDAKERVSDEFWKWLRGEHSDKRITSVCNYETIVVTDMENLGSKDVNYGWGAPVQSGKLSYSDHMVFCMVDGSLKIEGGVRITGRLVREEHLQAFHDEMDKACNY